A part of Jiangella alba genomic DNA contains:
- a CDS encoding alpha-galactosidase gives MTAVHHLTDRNAFLLRGDGFAYALAVTPDGDLRHLHWGGPLEPADVAALLADDARDFGSNTWSSPRAHAEELVAHGGRRLDETALKVEFADGVRALDLAYRSHTVSADQLTVRLADRHYPFAADLHYRVRGGALERWTTLVNDGETLVALDRAYSASWGLPWQPRWEATWLAGMYAAETQVTRRPLGPGRLVLESRRGIPGHAAQPWLALDAGAGDEAGAVWSVALAWSGSWRLAAELAYDGRLHVTTGVNDFDLRHPLAPGTSWTTPVTVGVYTSAGHDDLTDRWHAYERRFVVPRPDVVRPVLYNGWEATFFDVRPESQLELARRAAGLGAELFVVDDGWFAGRDDESAGIGDWTPDRAAFPDGLTPLADEVHALGMRFGVWVEPEAVSPDSDLFRAHPDWIYQWPTRPRTLARQTHLLALSRPDVRTHLVEALDALLSSAPIDALKWDLNRPLTEASDGVGNGSVWLAHVEGFYEVLDRVRARHPDVWIESCASGGGRADLGVMARTEWVWPSDQTDALERLSIQHGYTYAHSPHTMMAWVTDSPTYLTKREIPLRFRFHSAMTGLLGIGGNLAHWPSADLAEAAEYVAQYKQVRATVQYGVMRRLSGAPDDVTALSYRSPSGHQVAVFAFAPSVRHLRRTVQLRLRGLDPAAVYVDGATGTRYSGALLMHHGLRVGLVGDYASELVVLDRA, from the coding sequence GTGACGGCCGTCCACCACCTCACCGACCGGAACGCCTTCCTGCTGCGGGGCGACGGGTTCGCCTACGCGCTCGCCGTCACCCCTGACGGCGACCTGCGCCACCTGCACTGGGGCGGGCCGCTCGAGCCCGCCGACGTCGCCGCCCTGCTGGCCGACGACGCGCGCGACTTCGGCTCCAACACCTGGTCCAGCCCGCGCGCACACGCCGAGGAGCTGGTCGCGCACGGCGGGCGCAGGCTGGACGAGACCGCGCTCAAGGTGGAGTTCGCCGACGGCGTCCGCGCGCTCGACCTGGCCTACCGGTCGCACACCGTCAGCGCCGATCAGTTGACGGTCCGGCTCGCCGACCGGCACTACCCGTTCGCCGCCGACCTGCACTACAGGGTTCGCGGCGGCGCACTGGAGCGGTGGACCACGCTGGTCAACGACGGCGAGACGCTCGTCGCGCTCGACCGGGCGTACTCCGCGAGCTGGGGGCTGCCCTGGCAGCCGCGCTGGGAGGCGACCTGGCTGGCCGGCATGTACGCGGCGGAGACGCAGGTGACGCGGCGCCCGCTCGGTCCGGGCCGGTTGGTGCTGGAGTCGAGGCGCGGCATCCCCGGGCACGCGGCGCAGCCGTGGCTGGCGCTGGACGCCGGCGCGGGCGACGAGGCGGGTGCGGTCTGGAGCGTCGCGCTGGCGTGGAGCGGCTCGTGGCGGCTGGCGGCCGAGCTCGCCTACGACGGCCGGCTGCACGTCACCACCGGCGTCAACGACTTCGACCTGCGGCACCCGCTGGCGCCGGGCACGTCGTGGACCACCCCCGTCACCGTCGGTGTGTACACGTCCGCCGGGCACGACGACCTCACCGACCGCTGGCACGCCTACGAGCGCCGGTTCGTCGTGCCGCGACCCGATGTCGTCCGGCCGGTCCTCTACAACGGCTGGGAGGCGACGTTCTTCGACGTCCGCCCGGAGTCGCAGCTCGAGCTGGCCCGGCGGGCGGCCGGCCTGGGCGCCGAGCTGTTCGTCGTCGACGACGGCTGGTTCGCCGGGCGCGACGACGAGAGCGCGGGCATCGGCGACTGGACCCCGGACCGTGCCGCCTTCCCCGACGGCCTGACGCCGCTGGCCGACGAGGTGCACGCGCTGGGCATGCGGTTCGGCGTCTGGGTCGAGCCCGAGGCGGTCAGCCCCGACAGCGACCTCTTCCGCGCCCACCCGGACTGGATCTACCAGTGGCCGACCCGCCCGCGCACCCTCGCCCGGCAGACCCACCTGCTGGCGCTGAGCCGCCCGGACGTCCGCACGCACCTCGTCGAGGCCCTGGACGCGCTGCTGTCGTCGGCGCCGATCGACGCCCTGAAGTGGGACCTCAACCGGCCACTCACCGAGGCGTCGGACGGGGTCGGCAACGGCTCGGTCTGGCTCGCGCACGTCGAGGGCTTCTACGAGGTGCTCGACCGTGTCCGCGCCCGGCACCCGGACGTCTGGATCGAGAGCTGCGCGTCCGGCGGCGGCCGGGCCGACCTCGGCGTCATGGCGCGCACCGAGTGGGTCTGGCCCAGCGACCAGACCGACGCGCTGGAGCGGCTGTCGATCCAGCACGGTTACACCTATGCCCACTCACCGCACACGATGATGGCCTGGGTCACCGACTCCCCCACCTACCTCACCAAACGCGAGATCCCGCTGCGGTTCCGGTTCCACTCGGCGATGACGGGACTGCTGGGCATCGGCGGGAACCTGGCGCACTGGCCGTCGGCGGACCTGGCGGAGGCCGCCGAGTACGTCGCGCAGTACAAGCAGGTGCGGGCGACGGTGCAATACGGCGTCATGCGGCGGCTGAGCGGCGCGCCCGACGACGTGACGGCGCTCAGCTACCGGTCGCCGTCCGGTCATCAGGTCGCGGTGTTCGCGTTCGCGCCGTCGGTGCGGCACCTGCGGCGGACGGTGCAGCTACGGCTGCGCGGCCTCGACCCCGCGGCCGTGTACGTGGACGGGGCGACCGGGACGCGGTACAGCGGGGCGTTGCTCATGCATCACGGCCTGCGGGTCGGGCTGGTCGGCGACTACGCCAGCGAGCTGGTGGTCCTGGACCGCGCGTGA